In a genomic window of Phragmites australis chromosome 14, lpPhrAust1.1, whole genome shotgun sequence:
- the LOC133890787 gene encoding anthocyanidin 3-O-glucosyltransferase 2-like: MATPALVLLPEWGSGHLMPMLECCRRVLLHGGGRAFSITLLVMRPPTSEATSEVEAHVRREAASGLDIRFHRLPAVEPPADAGGVEEFIARYVQLHAPHVRDAVAGMACPIAALVLDMFAAPMVDVARDLGVPSYVFMSSTGAMLALMLHLPVLHEVVTVEFDEVEGEVHVPGLPPVPPASMPSPVVDKKSPNYTWFMRLGDRFMDATGIIANTADELEPGPLAAVAEGRCVPGRPAPPVYPIGPVLSLGDSNAKKDPHELSHECIAWLDSQPPASVVFLCFGSMGWFEPPQVVEITAALERCGHRFLWVLRGPPATESGAGAPDGSEYPTDANLDKLLPEGFLDRTQGKGFVWPKWAPQKEILAHPAVGGFVTHGGWNSVLESLWHGVPMAPWPLYAEQHLNAFELVADMGVAVPLKVDRKRDNFVEEAELERAVRSLMGSGEEGSVREKAREMKAVCRKAVEVGGSSYAAMQKLSAALHDGAALPKK, from the coding sequence ATGGCGACGCCCGCGCTGGTGCTCCTGCCGGAGTGGGGCTCCGGCCACCTCATGCCCATGCTCGAGTGCTGCAGGCGCGTCCTCCTccacggcggcggccgcgccTTCTCCATCACCCTGCTCGTCATGCGCCCGCCCACCTCCGAGGCCACCTCCGAGGTCGAGGCGCACGTCCGCCGCGAGGCCGCCTCGGGCCTCGACATCCGCTTCCACCGCCTACCCGCCGTGGAGCCCCCCGCGGACGCGGGGGGAGTCGAGGAGTTCATCGCGCGGTACGTCCAGCTCCACGCACCCCACGTCAGGGACGCTGTCGCGGGCATGGCGTGCCCCATCGCCGCGCTCGTGCTGGACATGTTTGCCGCGCCCATGGTCGACGTGGCGCGCGACCTCGGGGTGCCCTCCTACGTGTTCATGTCGTCCACCGGCGCCATGCTCGCGCTCATGCTGCACCTGCCCGTGCTCCACGAGGTGGTCACGGTGGAATTCGATGAGGTGGAGGGGGAGGTCCACGTCCCCGGCTTGCCGCCGGTGCCGCCGGCGTCCATGCCGAGCCCGGTGGTGGACAAGAAAAGCCCCAACTACACGTGGTTCATGCGCCTCGGCGACCGCTTCATGGACGCCACGGGAATCATCGCCAACACCGCGGACGAGCTCGAGCCGGGGCCCCTCGCGGCCGTCGCCGAGGGCCGGTGCGTTCCCGGGCGCCCCGCGCCGCCGGTGTACCCGATCGGTCCCGTGCTATCACTCGGCGACAGCAACGCCAAGAAAGATCCCCACGAGCTGTCGCACGAGTGCATCGCGTGGCTCGATTCCCAGCCGCCGGCGTCTGTGGTGTTCCTCTGCTTCGGGAGCATGGGCTGGTTTGAGCCGCCGCAGGTAGTGGAGATCACCGCCGCGCTTGAGCGGTGCGGCCACCGCTTCCTGTGGGTCCTGCGGGGCCCGCCCGCGACCGAGTCGGGCGCCGGCGCGCCGGACGGATCGGAATACCCGACGGACGCGAACCTAGACAAGCTGCTCCCCGAGGGGTTCTTGGACAGGACGCAGGGGAAAGGGTTTGTGTGGCCGAAGTGGGCGCCGCAGAAGGAGATACTCGCGCACCCCGCCGTGGGCGGCTTCGTGACGCATGGCGGCTGGAACTCGGTGCTGGAGAGCCTGTGGCACGGCGTGCCGATGGCGCCGTGGCCGCTGTACGCAGAGCAGCACCTGAACGCCTTCGAGCTCGTGGCCGACATGGGCGTGGCCGTGCCGTTGAAGGTGGACAGGAAGCGGGACAACTTCGTGGAGGAGGCGGAGCTGGAGCGAGCGGTGCGGTCCCTGATGGGCAGCGGCGAGGAGGGGAGTGTGAGGGAGAAGGCGAGGGAGATGAAGGCCGTGTGCAGGAAAGCCGTGGAGGTGGGCGGCTCGTCGTACGCCGCGATGCAGAAGCTCTCCGCTGCGCTCCACGATGGCGCAGCGCTCCCGAAGAAGTGA